The Marinobacter subterrani genome has a segment encoding these proteins:
- a CDS encoding VpaChn25_0724 family phage protein — protein sequence MNYRQYTAADQRLVILQALEEDPGYSHNEAVLRGVLGSVGHELSRDALRTELAWLQEQGLVTLTQAGDIQVARLTARGEDVALGRARVPGVARPRLEG from the coding sequence ATGAATTACCGCCAGTACACAGCGGCAGACCAACGCCTGGTAATCCTGCAGGCGCTGGAGGAAGACCCCGGATACAGCCACAACGAGGCGGTATTGCGGGGTGTTCTGGGCAGTGTGGGGCATGAGCTGTCCCGGGATGCGCTGCGCACGGAGCTGGCCTGGCTTCAGGAACAGGGACTGGTGACGCTGACACAGGCCGGAGACATTCAAGTGGCGCGCCTGACCGCCCGGGGCGAGGACGTGGCCCTGGGCCGTGCCCGCGTGCCCGGCGTGGCGCGGCCGCGCCTGGAGGGCTGA